The segment ACCAGCCTCCTAGGATCCACGATTTATCCAGACTCTGCGGGAATAGACGTTGATTTTGGGTTGAGGGCctgaaattaaagagaaattaattaaaaaaaacccaagccggGCGTGTGGAGGGAATTAAAAAGATCGTTTAACGAAGGACGAGGCTGGGCCTCTTGGCTCGTGGTGAAATCACCTTTAGAAGCAAGAAGACGATGGACGCGCCGAAGCTCTTGCTCAGCTTTTATCTCCGTTTCTCAGGTCGTTAAGACAAAAGAAGGtggaaaaatcaattaaaatggCTTCTCTAACGAAGCTCGGCCTTAAAACGAGCGGCGCAGACTCAAATTTAGGGATTAAAGCTCCGTGGTTGCCCAGGAAGGTCAACGATTCCTTTCATCGGAAGCTTCCAGAGCTCCAAGGCTCCTCAGAGGGACTTTTGGAGCTCGGGACGCGaagattttgaaggaaaagagcaaaaagctcCAAAAAATTCCAGAAGGACGTAAAAAATCctggttttaattctttttaggCCTTGAAAAGGACCATGTTGGccgttagacttgatgatcttggagatcTTCTCCAACTTTCACGATTCCGTGATTTTTTGAAGACCTATCAagcttttcctccccctcaGAGCGGATTTGAGGGCCTGGTGGCCTCAAACCAgcgatggagaaggagaagaaaaggaaaaatcatatTTACCGTCACGTTTTCCTTTGCTGAGATGGTTTCCAGGTAGACGTTGGCTCTTCCAGCGAAGCACGAGGCCGTTTCAGAGCTACGAGGAGGCAGGAAGGGGTTTAGCTccaaaaaaaggaggagaaacttctatttaaagtggaaaaaacCTTCCTGGAGAAGGTGGACGCTTACCTGATGAGGTTGGCACGTGCGGTTCCATCTTGTTTGAGATCCACGATGAGAAGACGCCTTCCAAGACGATTTTCGTGGTCATTCCAGCCAATTcccatcagaaaaaaaggttttaacgCCCTCGTTGGAGGGAAAAAAGCGTAAAATCCAGCAAGGAGACGCCTTCTCGTCCACCAGCTTCTTGATTGAACATCAACCTTGGTTCCATTTTCTTCGCCCAGTGAggatttgggtttattttgagGGGAAAACGGAATTTTGAGGCCCTTGGACCAGGATATTTtgagcagaaaacagaattttgagCCCCTTGGACCAGGAAAGAATCATCAGACCCTCAAGAGAGACGAACGCTCGCTCATTAACTCCTCGTGGTTGGTATCAAAGCAGCTTTTGAGCGACCCTTGAGGTCGGCGCCGCAGTTGGTGGCTCCTCAAGGGCTTCCAGCTGGAGAAACTTCGTTTCCGTAGGTGGAACACGTGGACTTCTCACACCTGGAGGCTTCTCAGAAGCTTCAGCGCCCACCACGACGGTGGTTTGACCCCCCAAGACGCAATAACCGCTCGTTAAGCCCCCGCTGAGAAGATCCACGTGGTAGAACCCAAATTCCAAGACGCAACGAGGCCAAGGAACGTGGTTCCACCTTGGGGACGAGGAGAGTTGTCCACGGGGACACCTGGTTCCCGTGTTTCCCAGGCCTTGGACGTGGTTCCTGGTTGAGTTGGATGGTTCCCACCAGGCTTTCCAGCTCCAATTAGCTCCAAACTGCTCGTTTGGTGGCCACGGAGACACGGATTCTCCAAGACCAGCCCTCAGCACTCACCTGGGTTGTCCGACCTTCTCCTCCGAGGAGCTGAAGCCGCTAGAACTCGGCTCGTTGGGGGGTGGCTCCTCCTTCACAGGTTTCTTCCGGGTTTTGGGGTGGCCTTGGCGCCGCGGGGGCTCGGAGTCACTGCGGGAAGGAGGACACGAGAGACGTGAGAAGGTTGAGGTGGCTTGGAGGGGTTTTGAGatggttttgagggggttttgagggggctggaggtggttttgagggggttggaggtggttttgagggggttttgagggggttggaggtggttttgagggggttggaggtggttttgagatggttggaggtggttttgagatggttggaggtggttttgagaTGGTTTTGAGGTTGTTGGAGCTGgttggaggtggttttgaggtGGTGGGACGTGGTTCAAGATGGTTGGACGTGGCCAGAGGTGGTTTTGAAGGGGCCGGAGGTGGTTTTGAGATGGTTTTGAGGTTGTTGGAGAGGGCTTCAGGTGGTTtggagggggctggaggtggttttgaggtgattttgagggggctggaggtggttttgaggtGATGGGACGTGGTTCGAGATGGTTGGACGtggctggaggtggttttgagggggttggaggtggttttgagggggttttgagggggttggaggtggttttgagggggttggaggtggttttgagggggttggaggtggttttgagggggttggaggtggttttgagggggttggaggtggttttgagggggttggaggtggttttgagaTGGTTTTGAGGTTGTTGGAGCTGgttggaggtggttttgaggtGGTGGGACGTGGTTCAAGATGGTTGGACGTGGCCAGAGGTGGTTTTGAAGGGGCCGGAGGTGGTTTTGAGATGGTTTTGAGGTTGTTGGAGGGAGCTTCAGGTGGTTTGGAcggggctggaggtggttttgaggtgattttgagGTTGTTGGAGCTGgttggaggtggttttgaggtGATGGGACGTGGTTCGAGATGGTTGGACGtggctggaggtggttttgacggggctggaggtggttttgagaTGGTTTTGAGGCTGTTTGAGGtggctggaggtggttttgaaggggctggaggtggttttgaaggggctggaggtggttttgagatggttttgaggtgattttgagGGTGTTTTGAGGGTGTTTTGAGGGTGTTTTGAGGGTGTTTTGAGGGTgttttgaggtgattttgaggtgattttgaggtgattttgaggtgattttgagGTGGTTGGAGGTGGTTGGAGGTGgttggaggtggttttgaggtTGTTGGAGCTGGTTGGAGGGTgttttgaggtgattttgagggtgttttgaggtgattttgaggtgattttgagGTGGTTGGAGGTGgttggaggtggttttgaggtTGTTGGAGCTGGTTGGAGGGTgttttgaggtgattttgagggtgttttgaggtgattttgagggggctggaggtggttttgaggtGGTGGGACGTGGTTCAAGATGGTTGGACGtggctggaggtggttttgagggggctggaggtggttttgagaTGGTTTTGAGGTTGTTGGAGGGGGCTTCAGGTGGTTTGGAGGtggctggaggtggttttgagatggttttgagggggttggaggtggttttgagggggtGGGAGGTGGTTCGAGATGGTTGGACGTtgctggaggtggttttgaggtgattttgagggggctggaggtggttttgaggtGATGGGACATGGTTCGAGATGGTTGGACGtggctggaggtggttttgagggggttggaggtggttttgagaTGGTTTTGAGGTTGTTGGAGCTGGTTGGAGGTgattttgaggtgattttgaggtgattttgaggtgattttgagggggttggaggtggttttgaggtGGTGGGACGTGGTTCAAGATGGTTGGACGTGGCCAGAGGTGGTTTTGAAGGGGCCGGAGGTGGTTTTGAGATGGTTTTGAGGTTGTTGGAGAGGGCTTTAGGTGGTTtggagggggctggaggtggttttgaggggattttgagggggctggaggtggttttgaggggattttgagggggctggaggtggttttgaggtGATGGGACGTGGTTCGAGATGGTTGGACGTGGCCGGAGGTGGTTTTGAAGGGGCCGGAGGTGGTTTTGAGATGGTTTTGAGGTTGTTGGAGGGAGCTTCAGGTGGTTTGGAcggggctggaggtggttttgaggtgattttgagGTTGTTGGAGCTGgttggaggtggttttgaggtGATGGGACGTGGTTCGAGATGGTTGGACGtggctggaggtggttttgacggggctggaggtggttttgagaTGGTTTTGAGGCTGTTTGAGGtggctggaggtggttttgaaggggctggaggtggttttgaaggggctggaggtggttttgaaggggctggaggtggttttgaaggggctggaggtggttttgaaggggctggaggtggttttgaaggggctggaggtggttttgagatggttttgaggtgattttgagggggttggaggtggttggaggtggttttgagggtGTTTTGAGGGTgttttgaggtgattttgagGTGGTTGGAGGTGgttggaggtggttttgaggtTGTTGGAGCTGGTTGGAGGGTgttttgaggtgattttgagggtgttttgaggtgattttgagggggctggaggtggttttgagaTGGTTTTGAGGTTGTTGGAGGGGGCTTCAGGTGGTTTGGAGGtggctggaggtggttttgagatggttttgagggggctggaggtggttttgaggtGATGGGACGTGGTTCGAGATGGTTGGACGtggctggaggtggttttgagggggctggaggtggttttgagaTGGTTTTGAGGCTGTTTGAGGtggctggaggtggttttgaaggggctggaggtggttttgaaggggctggaggtggttttgaaggggctggaggtggttttgagatggttttgaggtgattttgagggggttggaggtGGTTGGAGGTGgttggaggtggttttgagggtGTTTTGAGGGTgttttgaggtgattttgagGTGATTTGGAGGTGgttggaggtggttttgaggtTGTTGGAGCTGGTTGGAGGGTgttttgaggtgattttgagggtgttttgaggtgattttgagggggctggaggtggttttgaggtGGTGGGATGTGGTTCAAGATGGTTGGACGTGGCCGGAGGTGGTTTTGAAGGGGCCGGAGGTGGTTTTGAGATGGTTTTGAGGTTGTTGGAGGGGGCTTCAGGTGGTTtggagggggctggaggtggttttgaggggATTTTGAGGTGATGGGATGTGGTTCGAGATGGTTGGACGtggctggaggtggttttgagggggctggaggtggttttgagggggctggaggtggttttgagggggctggaggtggttttgagggggctggaggtggttttgagggggctggaggtggttttgagggggctggaggtggttttgagaTGGTTTTGAGGCTGTTGGAGGtggctggaggtggttttgagaTGGTTTTGAGGTTGTTGGAGGtggctggaggtggttttgagaTGGTTTTGAGGTTGTTGGAGGtggctggaggtggttttgagaTGGTTTTGAGGTTGTTGGAGGtggctggaggtggttttgagatggttttgaggttgtttgagggggctggaggcagTTTTGAGAGGGTTTGAGGTGGTTTGGACGTGGTGGGACCTCATTTGGACGTGGTGGGACCTCATTTGGAGCCCCAGCCCATAGATTCCTCCCCAGAAGCTCCGAATGCTCCTCACCTGTCCAGAGACGGCTGGTAGTTCTCATCACGTAGGTCATCAGTGTAGGCGAGATCAtcgtcttcctcctcctcctcctcctcgtctccTTCCTGGAGCTCCACCTCctgctcttctttctcctcgGGGACGGActctgctttctcctccctgctggACACACTGAGGGGACACAAAGATCCAAGTCAACGACTTTTCTCGTGGAAGATCTTAGTTGGAAGGTTGGTGGTTGGTTGGAGACCTCAAGGGGATGAGAAGGAGGCTCCAAACGAGACCTCCAGCTCTGGAAAGACCCGCGAGACGCTTGGAGAAGACTCAACACTCACCTCCCGTCACCTTTCGCTGTGGTTCCCGTCTCCGATGGAGCTTGAGGAGCTGCAAGGAGACAAGAGGAGTTGTGGAAGTTGAAGCCAAGGAAGGTTGAGATGGAattggaagaggagaaggacaGGGGGGGAGGATCTAAAGAAGGTTTAGGAGGCTGGGGGTGGGTTGGGAAGGACCCTCGTGGTGTGTCCTGCTTGACCAGAAGGAACAAGGAGCAAGTGGCTCCAAAATCCTCAACTGGAAGAACCTCagggagaagaagagaagaacctcagggagaagaagagaagaacctcagggagaagaagagaagaacctcagggagaagaagagaagaacctcagggagaagaagagaagaacctCAGGGAGAAGAAGAACCTCAACTTAGAAGGAGAAGACCCTCAACACCTTCTCACTCACTTTCCTACACGGAAAAACTGGGTTTTCTCCTCTGGGTTTCAATCTGGATGAACACCAAGAGCTTCAGCTCCTGGAAAACACCAAGAGCTGCATCTCCACGGGCCTGGTGAGGGCTTCTCAACCTCCGAACTTTGCTCTTccaaggggaaggagaagatggagaagctCCAGGCTTGGTTTGGGGTAGGAACAAGCCTGGTGGGAGTCAAATCTGGTTcttcttccaggaaaaaaacatggagATTTGGTTCAGGTGAAGGTGCCACCACGGTGGGTGGAGATGACGGGGCTGAGGGATCATCGGAGGTGGCGGATGCGCCCTTGGGATTGGGAGAAGAGCTGAAGACGAGGAACCAGGAGAGAAACGATGGAGAAGAGGACACGGAGCTCACCTGAGGTGCCACCATCACCACCAGCTCCAAGATCTTCTCTCTGGTCAACGTTGCTTGCTGGAGCTTCTCCTCCTGGTTCGGTGGCTTCGGGAGCCAGGCCTGCTCGCCGAAGCGAGCGCCGGCGGGGTGGGGACCTTCTCCTCGAGTTCTCCTCTTGATCTTCTCCAGCAGGACGCGCCGCGGGGTCGGCGGGGACACCCCAGGAGAAGCTGTGGCCGGCCACGCATTCCCAAACCAACCGGGAGGCTCCACCCGGGGCCTTCAGGTCGGGGATGAAGCCGCACTCCTGGCTGTGCCGGTGGGACAGGACCACGAGGTCCTGGAGAGCCTCAGCGGGGAGGAACCACGGCTCCGGCGCACCTGGAGGCACCAAGAGCATGAAAAGCACCACGAAATGGTGGGGTTGGTGcttttccatgaagaaaaagcGACTTGGTGGGACGTCGGCAAGGGCTTCCTGTCTACTTCGTCACCGGCTTCTCCAAACCCTGATGGTTCGACCATATGAAGAAGCTTCTAGAGTTTTAGCAGCTCCCAGAACTTCAAATTGCTCCTCAAGACCCTCCCGGAGCTCCTCAAGACCCTCAAACTGTTCTCTAAAACCTCCAATCGATCCCCAAAATCTCAACTGATTGTTCCCTAAAATCTCAAATTGTTCTCTAAAGCCTCCAGCTGATCCTCAAAATCTCAAATTGGTCCCTAAAATCTCAAATTGTTCCTTAAAATCACAAATTATTCTCCAAAACCTCCAACTGATCCTCAAAATCTCAAATAATTCTTCTCCAGAACCTCCAATTCTTCTCTGAAACCTCCAATTCTCCAAAATCTCCAATCGATCCtcaaaatttcaaataatttttctccaaaACCTCCAATTCTTCTCCAAAACCTCCAACTGATCCTCAAAATCTCAAATAATTCTTCTCCAGAACCTCCAATTCTTCTCTGAAACCTCCAATTCTCCAAAATCTCCAATTGATCCtcaaaatttcaaataatttttctccaaaACCTCCAATTCTTCTCCAAAACCTCCAACTGATCCTCAAAATCTCAAATAATTATTCTCCAAAACCTCCAATTCTTCTCCAAAACCTCCAATTCTCCAAAATCTCCCATCGATCCtcaaaatttcaaataattctTCTCTAAAACCTCCAATCGCTCCCCAAAATCTCAAATAATTCTTCTCTGAAACCTCCAATTCTCCAAAATCTCCAATCGATCCtcaaaatttcaaataattctTCTCCGAAACCTCCAATTCTTCTCCAAAACTTCCAAGTGATCCTCAAAATCTCAAATAATTCTTCTCTGAAACCTCCAGTTCTTCTCTGAAACCTCCAATTCTCCAAAACCTCCAATCGATCCTCAAAATCTCAAATAATTCTTCTCCGAAACCTCCAATTCTTCTCCAAAACCTCCAATCAATCCTCAAAATCTCAAATAATTCTTCTCTGAAACCTCCTATTCTTCTCCAAAACCTCCAATTCTCCAAAATCTCCAATCGATCCTCAAAATCTCAAATAATTCTTCTCCGAAACCTCCAATTGATCCTCAAAATCTCAAATAATTCTTCTCCGAAACCTCCAATTCTTCTCCAAAACCTCCAATTGATCCTCAAAATCTCAGCTAATCATCCCCAAAACCTCCCAATCTTCTCCAAAACCTCCAATTCTTCTCCAAAACCTCCCAATCTTCTCCAGAACCTCCAATTATCCTCAAAATCTCAAATAATTCTTCTCCAAAACCTCCAATTCTTCTCCAAAACCTCCAATTGATCCTCAAAACCTCCAAATCTTCTCCAAAACCTCCAATTGCTCCTCAAAATCTCAACTAATCATCCCCTCAAACCTCCAATTCTTCTCCCAAGCTCTCAGCCCcaggttctccagctcctggcGCCCTCTCCAAGCTCCCTCTCCAAGCAGaaccttctcccttccccccgAAACCCTTTTGGAGCCGACTCCGCGGGGGCTTTGGGGCTGGAGGCTCCTACCTGGGCCGCGGACGCCGCCCTGCGAGCTGTACCTGGTGGGAAAAGGAGGAGCTGGACAAGTtaattgggatttttttgaggaTTTGGAAGGGTGGGAAGaaggttttcttccttctcgCACCTGTCGAGGAGGAACTGGGCGAGCTGGGAGTGGAGGGCGAAGCCGAGCTGCTCCTTGAGGCGCCGCCACCGCTCCAGGTGGCCCCCGATGCGGATGCGGCACTTGCTGCGCCGGGCGTCCAGCTCGCGGCGACGCTGCCGCCGCGCCGAGTCCCGCGGCCCCGCGCCGCGGCCACCGCCTGCGGCCTCCATGGCGGCCGCCGGGGACGCTGAGGAGGGACACGGAGAGGGATGGAGGACGGGGGGACGACGGGGAGCAAggtggaggggggagaagggacatggggacaattAGGAGGAAGGTGGAGGGGGGATGAGGGACATCGAGGTGGGATGAGGGACgtggggatgaggaggagcaagatggagggaggaggaaggacatCAAGGTGGGATGAAGGACGTGGGGACAATGAGGAGGGACACGGAGGTGGAAGGAGGGACATGGAGACAATTAGGAGGAAGATGGAGGTGGGAGGAGGGACATGGAGGTGGGATGAAGGACGTagggggacatggaggtgggaggagggacatggggacaattTGGAGGAAGatggaggtgggagaagggacATTGAGGTGGGATGAGGGACATGGAGGTGGGATGAAGGACGTAGGGGGACACGGAGGTGGGAGGAGGGACGTGGGGACAATGAGGAGGGACATGGAGGTGGGATGAAGGACGTGGGGACAATGAGGAGGGACAcagaggtgggagaagggccGTGGGGACAAGGAGGAGCAAGATGGAGGGACGAGAAGGGACATGGAGACAATTAGGAGCAAGATGGAGGGGGGATGAGGGACATCGAGGTGGGATGAAGGCCGTGGGGACAAGGAGGAGGGACATGGAGACAATTAGGAGGAAGatggaggtgggagaagggacACTGAGGTGGGATGAGGGACATGGAGGTGGGATGAAGGACGTAGGGGGACACGGAGGTGGGAGGAGGGACGTGGGGACAATGAGGAGGGACATGGAGGTGggatgagggacatggggggacacggaggtgggagcagggccGTGGGGACAAGGAGGGAGGACACCGAGGTGGGATGAGGGACACCAAGATGGAGGGAGGACATCAAGGTGGCTCCATGGGGGGGGTGacgggggacatggggggggttggagggaTCCCCTTGCTGCTCCCCAAGCCCCGCCCCTCCTCGAAGCCCCGCCCACCGTTCACACCTGTCCACAGGCCCCGCCCCTTATCCACAAGCCCCGCCCCTCACCCACCAACCTGTTTCATTGGCTCCTCCATAAGCCACGTCCCCTCAGCGGAGCCTCATTCccacaagccccgccccctccctatGGCCACGCCCCTTAGCCCCGCCCCtttaagccccgccccctccgtgCCTTAAAGCGCGGGGGAAGCGGAACCCACCCCCTcatccccaaccccccccaccccccccacccggTGCCGCCGCCTTGCCgcccccctccctttctccctccccccctcGCCGCTCCCGAACCTTCTCCGCGGGGCCTCGCCGCGCCTCAGAGCGAGCCGGTGGCCCCACCCCGCCGCCGTGCCCCCTTTAAGAGCCGGAGGAGGGGGGCCCTCCCCCCCATCGCTCCCCCGCCGCTCACAGAGACGGCGACAAGATGGCGGAGGcaccgcctcctcctcctcctccttccccgcCCGCTTCCCGCCCGCCGCGACCGGAAGGCGGGAAAGCGGCCCTGGCGCGGGGGGTGACGGGAGTTGTAGTCCTGGAGCGCTAATGTAGGAGGCCTTGGCGCAGGGGTtgatgggagttgtagtccggGCGCGCTAATGTTTGAGGCCTTGGCGCGGGGGGtgatgggagttgtagtcctGCCATGACAACATGGAGGACggagggagcagccctgaggagaaggacttggggtgatggaggaggagaagctccacGTGAGGATTTTTCatgaatttttctctttttggccAAGAAGAGGtgggtttttctcttt is part of the Phaenicophaeus curvirostris isolate KB17595 unplaced genomic scaffold, BPBGC_Pcur_1.0 scaffold_73, whole genome shotgun sequence genome and harbors:
- the ZNF692 gene encoding zinc finger protein 692 isoform X1, which translates into the protein MSLLPPPCPSSLSPRPSSHLDVLPPPSILLLLIPTSLIPPRCPSSPLHLPPNCPHVPSPPSTLLPVVPPSSIPLRVPPQRPRRPPWRPQAVAAARGRGTRRGGSVAASWTPGAASAASASGATWSGGGASRSSSASPSTPSSPSSSSTGAPEPWFLPAEALQDLVVLSHRHSQECGFIPDLKAPGGASRLVWECVAGHSFSWGVPADPAARPAGEDQEENSRRRSPPRRRSLRRAGLAPEATEPGGEAPASNVDQREDLGAGGDGGTSAPQAPSETGTTAKGDGSVSSREEKAESVPEEKEEQEVELQEGDEEEEEEEDDDLAYTDDLRDENYQPSLDSDSEPPRRQGHPKTRKKPVKEEPPPNEPSSSGFSSSEEKVGQPSCKRRTEGWDEDVAQIGPKRIRKAAKREILLCDFEGCGKLFSNRQYLNHHKKYQHVHQKTFACSEPTCGKSFNFKKHLKEHEKLHSDKRDYICEFCARSFRTSSNLLIHRRIHTGEKPLQCEICGFTCRQKASLNWHMKKHDADSFYQFSCDVCGKKFEKKDNVTAHKSKSHPETPTATAQNEGNRRQTEPENPEAPGEVVLEALEMSGLEERGGEAEKISGEAQRGIGEDPRASGGRGMDGGGS
- the ZNF692 gene encoding zinc finger protein 692 isoform X3, which gives rise to MEKHQPHHFVVLFMLLVPPGAPEPWFLPAEALQDLVVLSHRHSQECGFIPDLKAPGGASRLVWECVAGHSFSWGVPADPAARPAGEDQEENSRRRSPPRRRSLRRAGLAPEATEPGGEAPASNVDQREDLGAGGDGGTSAPQAPSETGTTAKGDGSVSSREEKAESVPEEKEEQEVELQEGDEEEEEEEDDDLAYTDDLRDENYQPSLDSDSEPPRRQGHPKTRKKPVKEEPPPNEPSSSGFSSSEEKVGQPSCKRRTEGWDEDVAQIGPKRIRKAAKREILLCDFEGCGKLFSNRQYLNHHKKYQHVHQKTFACSEPTCGKSFNFKKHLKEHEKLHSDKRDYICEFCARSFRTSSNLLIHRRIHTGEKPLQCEICGFTCRQKASLNWHMKKHDADSFYQFSCDVCGKKFEKKDNVTAHKSKSHPETPTATAQNEGNRRQTEPENPEAPGEVVLEALEMSGLEERGGEAEKISGEAQRGIGEDPRASGGRGMDGGGS
- the ZNF692 gene encoding zinc finger protein 692 isoform X2, with the protein product MEAAGGGRGAGPRDSARRQRRRELDARRSKCRIRIGGHLERWRRLKEQLGFALHSQLAQFLLDRYSSQGGVRGPGAPEPWFLPAEALQDLVVLSHRHSQECGFIPDLKAPGGASRLVWECVAGHSFSWGVPADPAARPAGEDQEENSRRRSPPRRRSLRRAGLAPEATEPGGEAPASNVDQREDLGAGGDGGTSAPQAPSETGTTAKGDGSVSSREEKAESVPEEKEEQEVELQEGDEEEEEEEDDDLAYTDDLRDENYQPSLDSDSEPPRRQGHPKTRKKPVKEEPPPNEPSSSGFSSSEEKVGQPSCKRRTEGWDEDVAQIGPKRIRKAAKREILLCDFEGCGKLFSNRQYLNHHKKYQHVHQKTFACSEPTCGKSFNFKKHLKEHEKLHSDKRDYICEFCARSFRTSSNLLIHRRIHTGEKPLQCEICGFTCRQKASLNWHMKKHDADSFYQFSCDVCGKKFEKKDNVTAHKSKSHPETPTATAQNEGNRRQTEPENPEAPGEVVLEALEMSGLEERGGEAEKISGEAQRGIGEDPRASGGRGMDGGGS